Sequence from the Bacillus sp. es.036 genome:
GTACCAATGGATTGATCCCATTCGTCACGTTTACAAAAAAATTGTCACTTTACATGGTCATGTGATCGGGGCGATTCTTTACGGAGATACTTCAGAAGCTGTCATTTTAGCAAAACTCGTTAGTCGTTTAGCGCCGGTTTCTGACATTCCTTCTAATCAACTTTTTCCCGAAGAACGAAAACGAAAAACTAATTTAACGCTTGTCCCGAGAAGTGATCAAGTCAATCGAACAGCACAAAGCTAGTGAAAAGAGAATAGTAGGTTTTAGGAGGATCGATACGATGCCGGTTCAAGCTGTCAAAATCAATGTCGGAAGAACACGTGATCACATTCCTGGTTTTGGTCGTGCAATTGATTTACTCCAGCTATCCATTGCGATATTTTGTCTGCCGGATGGCACGTTTCGAGCGCTTCATAACCGTTGTCCTAAGGGCGGGCCCATCGTGAATGGAGAAATGTCGGGGCGATTTATTACGTGCCTCGACCACCAGTGTTGCATTGATCTCTTTACAGGGAGTCTTCAATCAGCTCTTAACAGCAAGGTCGAAACGTTTCCGGTCGAAGTTGAGGATGGGTTTATTTATGTCACGCTAGAATAGCGTTTAGTTGAACAAATCGACATGGTGCTGTACCCTCTATTTAAGATGAGGCTTAAGGAGATGGTAGAGGGATGGGACTTAAGGATAAAAGGATTGCCGTAACGGGTGGGCGAAAGGGAGAAGAGATCCGCACACTTATCGAAAAACAGGGTGGAAAAGCGTTCATTCGCCCCGCGCAGGGAACCGTCTTTACAAACGCGGCGCATGTTGTTCAATCGATACAAGAAATCATTGAAAACCCTCCACAATTAGTGATTTTTACAACAGGTATGGGCGAAAAGAGAATGGCTGAGCTTGCGGAAGCAAACGGTCTAGGGAAGCCTTATGAACAGCTACTTCGAACAGTTCCGATTGCCGTTCGAGGTACGAAAACATTCCAGCATTTTAAGCAAAAAGGCATTACACCTGGAACAGTAGCGGATCGGGGGACGATCCATCAACTTGAAGAATCACTCGCGATCGAAAATCAATCCATTGCTCTTCAAATGCATGGAGAGAATGTGCCAACGTTTATTAAAACGCTTGAGCAAGCAAATAATACCGTTCGAACGATTTATCCATACGAGCACACGCCTCCTGAAGAAGCGGTGGTCGAACAATTGGTTGAGGAGATGGAAAGTGGGTTACTTGATGCGGTGGCATTTACAAGCGCCATCCAGGTTCGGTACTTTTTTGACTATGTTGAAAATAAGAAAAAGAAAAACGCGATCCTGTCTCTTTTAAATGATGAGATTCTTCCTGTAGCCGTTGGGGAAGTAACGGAAGAACACCTTAAAGAGCGCGGAGTTAAGCGCGTCTTAACACCAACCACACCACGTATGGGCGCGATGGTGATGGCCATGTCCAAGTATTATCAGGAATAGGAAATAAACCAAAAAAGCCGTCTTCCTTTCTAAAGGATGACGGCTTTTTGTATGGATTTAATTTGTTTGATCAGCGAGTTTCACGAGAACGTGAGACATATGCTGACGTTCTTCCTCGTTTGCTACGTTCCATAGTTCATTTAATACTTTTTCTTCACGGTTGCGTGGTTCTTCATGCTTCGCTAGATAGTCTGCAACGCGCTTAGCACCTTTTGATAATCCTTCTTCACCAAGACCGAGTTTTTCGCCTTTATGAACCTGGTCACCGAGGTAGTCTTTGAAGGTTTTGAAGTTCTGCATAATATCATCTTTCTTATCCTCACTCATATGTGCTGCTGCTTGTTTTGGATCTTTCTCTGCCATTTTTATTCATCTCCTCTGTTTGTTAAGTACATAGGGTATGTAACCGGAAATGAGATGCATTAAACCCAATAAATGGTTTGTGAGCGCGTTGAATGTGCTGTTAGGGTTTTGCGGTGTTTAAGGAGTTGGGAATTTTAATATAGAAAGAGGAGAGTGCCAAAGCGCTCTCCTCCTTCGCAATCAATAGGCTGACAGTAGGTCCAAATAGGAGATTTAACGTCTTAAAATGAATAGCTTATCCTTTTTCGTTTTCACATCCAGTTTAATTCGAATCATCGTCCATCGCCTGCTTTGTTGTTAGATTGTTTGTTCATTTTCCTCAACTGCGTTTACAGCGTACTTTAAGGCAGAGGCGATAAGGATCAGTATAATTCCGCCTATTAAGGTATCGATATAATTTAATGTCGAGTAATCAATC
This genomic interval carries:
- a CDS encoding Rieske 2Fe-2S domain-containing protein; amino-acid sequence: MPVQAVKINVGRTRDHIPGFGRAIDLLQLSIAIFCLPDGTFRALHNRCPKGGPIVNGEMSGRFITCLDHQCCIDLFTGSLQSALNSKVETFPVEVEDGFIYVTLE
- a CDS encoding uroporphyrinogen-III synthase, whose product is MGLKDKRIAVTGGRKGEEIRTLIEKQGGKAFIRPAQGTVFTNAAHVVQSIQEIIENPPQLVIFTTGMGEKRMAELAEANGLGKPYEQLLRTVPIAVRGTKTFQHFKQKGITPGTVADRGTIHQLEESLAIENQSIALQMHGENVPTFIKTLEQANNTVRTIYPYEHTPPEEAVVEQLVEEMESGLLDAVAFTSAIQVRYFFDYVENKKKKNAILSLLNDEILPVAVGEVTEEHLKERGVKRVLTPTTPRMGAMVMAMSKYYQE
- a CDS encoding DUF3243 domain-containing protein; this translates as MAEKDPKQAAAHMSEDKKDDIMQNFKTFKDYLGDQVHKGEKLGLGEEGLSKGAKRVADYLAKHEEPRNREEKVLNELWNVANEEERQHMSHVLVKLADQTN